One window from the genome of Elaeis guineensis isolate ETL-2024a chromosome 5, EG11, whole genome shotgun sequence encodes:
- the LOC105044993 gene encoding transcription factor bHLH148 has protein sequence MAISNSEGDSAAKERERKRKRSAEVGPSPSKWRTVSERTLYSSKLLEALRRVRGTAPADPPRSRAVREAADRVLAVAARGRTRWSRAILSSRALKLKPRKRRPAGPARSKKPLAGAAEMKRSPVLQRKARVLGRLVPGCRKLSFPTILEEASDYIPALEMQVRVMSALAAMLSSSGAGAPLSDRLGSSQPF, from the coding sequence ATGGCGATCTCGAATTCCGAGGGGGATTCCGCCGcgaaagaaagggagaggaagcggAAGCGGAGCGCTGAGGTCGGGCCGTCGCCGTCCAAGTGGAGGACCGTGAGCGAGCGGACGCTCTACTCGTCGAAGCTCCTCGAAGCCCTGCGTCGCGTCCGCGGCACGGCGCCGGCGGATCCCCCCAGGAGCCGCGCCGTCCGGGAGGCCGCGGACCGCGTGCTGGCGGTGGCCGCGCGTGGCCGGACGCGGTGGAGCCGCGCGATCCTGTCGAGCCGGGCGCTCAAGCTGAAGCCGCGCAAGCGGCGGCCCGCCGGCCCTGCCCGGTCCAAGAAGCCCCTCGCCGGCGCGGCGGAGATGAAGAGATCGCCGGTGCTGCAGCGGAAGGCGAGGGTCCTCGGCCGGCTGGTCCCCGGCTGCCGGAAGCTCTCGTTTCCTACGATTCTCGAGGAGGCTTCCGACTACATCCCCGCGCTCGAGATGCAGGTTCGCGTCATGAGCGCCCTCGCCGCGATGCTCTCCTCCTCCGGCGCCGGCGCGCCGCTGTCCGACCGGCTCGGCTCGTCCCAGCCGTTCTGA